Proteins encoded in a region of the Buchnera aphidicola (Thelaxes suberi) genome:
- the aroC gene encoding chorismate synthase, which yields MSGNTIGKIFQVTTFGESHGTALGCIIDGTPPGLELSNADIQKELDKRKPGTSKYTTPRRESDIVEILSGVFEGKTTGTSIGLMIKNQDQRSQDYESIKHKFRPGHADFTYAKKYGFRDYRGGGRSSARETVMRVAAGSIAKKYLKEHFNICILGYLKQIGPIKCNLFDKNIIEKNPFFCGDEKQIYPIKQLIKQLKKEGDSIGAKIRIIINNTPIGLGEPVFDRLDADLAHALMSINAVKSVEIGDGIKVVEQKGSFHRDEMSEKKFFSNHAGGILGGISNGNDIIITIALKPTSSISIPAKTVDIFNKKTVIITKGRHDPCVGIRAVPIAESMSAIILMDHLLRYRAQCGNLKNF from the coding sequence ATGAGTGGTAATACTATTGGAAAAATATTTCAAGTAACTACCTTTGGAGAATCCCATGGTACAGCTTTAGGGTGTATAATAGATGGCACTCCTCCGGGATTAGAATTATCTAATGCAGACATACAAAAAGAATTAGACAAACGTAAACCAGGAACTTCTAAATACACTACACCACGTCGAGAATCAGATATAGTAGAGATTTTATCAGGAGTCTTTGAAGGGAAAACTACAGGAACTAGTATTGGATTAATGATAAAAAATCAAGATCAAAGATCTCAAGATTATGAATCTATTAAACATAAATTTAGACCTGGTCATGCTGATTTTACTTACGCTAAAAAATATGGATTTCGAGATTACCGAGGAGGTGGAAGATCATCGGCTCGTGAAACTGTTATGCGTGTAGCAGCAGGATCAATAGCAAAAAAATATTTAAAAGAACATTTTAATATTTGTATATTAGGTTATTTAAAACAAATAGGTCCTATTAAATGCAATTTATTCGATAAAAATATAATAGAAAAAAATCCATTTTTTTGTGGTGATGAAAAACAAATATATCCAATTAAACAACTTATTAAACAATTAAAAAAAGAAGGTGATTCAATTGGAGCAAAAATAAGAATTATTATTAATAATACCCCTATTGGATTAGGAGAACCAGTATTCGATCGATTAGATGCCGACTTAGCACATGCATTAATGAGTATTAATGCAGTAAAATCAGTTGAAATAGGTGATGGTATTAAAGTTGTAGAGCAAAAAGGAAGTTTTCATCGTGATGAAATGTCTGAAAAAAAATTTTTTAGTAATCATGCTGGAGGTATTTTAGGAGGTATAAGTAATGGTAATGATATTATTATTACTATTGCTTTAAAACCGACATCTAGCATTTCTATACCAGCAAAAACTGTTGACATTTTTAATAAAAAAACAGTTATTATTACTAAAGGAAGGCATGATCCTTGTGTTGGAATAAGAGCTGTTCCAATAGCAGAATCAATGTCTGCAATTATTTTAATGGATCACTTATTAAGATATCGAGCACAATGCGGAAATTTAAAAAATTTTTAA
- the hisG gene encoding ATP phosphoribosyltransferase: MLINSRLRIAIQKSGRLSKDSKKLLLRCGIKINLEKNKLIAFSENMPIDVMCVRDDDIPGLVIDRIVDLGIIGENVLKEEVLKLKFQKKNFSYKVLQRLDFGKCRLSLSIPINKKYHGIKYFINTRIATSYPYILQHFFDKKAIKFKSFVLNGSVEVAPRVGLADAICDLVSTGATLEANGLKEVENVYQSHACLITQSHGICCKKNALIDKLMIRIKGVIKARESKYIMLHAPNNKLEEVKKLLRGAEHPTILKLAGDKNRVAMHMVSSETLFWETMEKLKKLGASSILVLPIEKMME, from the coding sequence ATGCTGATCAATAGTAGATTACGTATTGCTATACAAAAATCTGGAAGATTAAGTAAAGACTCAAAAAAATTATTGCTCCGATGTGGGATTAAAATTAATTTAGAAAAAAATAAATTAATTGCATTTTCTGAAAATATGCCAATAGATGTTATGTGTGTTAGAGATGATGATATTCCTGGATTAGTTATTGATAGAATAGTAGATCTTGGAATTATTGGAGAAAATGTTTTAAAAGAAGAAGTTTTAAAATTAAAGTTTCAAAAAAAAAATTTTTCATATAAAGTACTACAACGCCTTGATTTTGGAAAATGTCGGTTATCTTTAAGTATTCCAATTAATAAAAAATATCATGGAATTAAGTATTTTATTAATACGAGAATAGCTACTTCTTATCCTTATATTTTACAACATTTTTTTGATAAAAAAGCAATTAAATTTAAATCTTTTGTATTAAATGGATCAGTAGAAGTTGCTCCAAGAGTTGGTTTAGCTGATGCAATTTGTGATTTAGTTTCTACAGGAGCAACACTAGAAGCTAATGGATTAAAAGAAGTAGAAAATGTTTATCAATCTCATGCTTGTTTAATTACTCAATCACATGGAATTTGTTGTAAAAAAAATGCTTTAATTGATAAGTTGATGATAAGAATTAAAGGTGTTATTAAAGCTCGTGAATCGAAATACATCATGTTACATGCTCCAAATAATAAATTAGAAGAAGTTAAAAAATTATTAAGAGGAGCAGAGCATCCAACTATTTTAAAACTTGCAGGAGATAAAAACAGAGTAGCTATGCATATGGTAAGTAGTGAAACGCTTTTTTGGGAAACAATGGAAAAATTAAAAAAATTAGGAGCAAGTTCTATTTTAGTATTACCAATTGAAAAAATGATGGAGTAA
- the hisC gene encoding histidinol-phosphate transaminase, with protein MFDITQLAKKNIQQLKPYQSARRIGGAGSIWMNANELPYEINYISQNIKLNRYPDNQPSNVVKKYANYAGVSYNNVIVTRGADEGIELLIKAFCNSEHDAIITCPPTYPMYAISAEIMGIKNYEIATFYNWNLDLQKIYKYRKNTKIIYICRPNNPTGYLINEQDIYYLLDLFKNTALVVVDEAYIEFSMNYNLSKLIPLFPNLVILRTLSKAFGLAALRCGFILANCSVINLLKNIIAPYPIPTPISDIASHFLNEDMIINMKNRVKKINVLKKWFLEKLKNIKVIKNIFDSQGNFLLIEFFCYKSVCKKLYDKGIIIRSQNDKIMLKNHVRISIGTHKDCAQILDILKKL; from the coding sequence ATGTTTGACATAACACAACTTGCTAAAAAAAATATACAACAGTTAAAGCCTTATCAATCAGCTCGCAGAATAGGAGGTGCAGGTTCAATATGGATGAATGCAAATGAATTACCTTATGAAATAAATTATATTAGTCAAAATATTAAATTAAATCGGTATCCTGATAATCAACCAAGCAACGTTGTTAAAAAATATGCAAATTATGCAGGTGTATCATATAACAATGTTATTGTTACACGAGGAGCTGATGAAGGAATAGAATTGCTAATAAAAGCTTTTTGTAATTCTGAGCATGATGCAATTATTACATGTCCTCCTACTTATCCCATGTATGCTATTAGCGCTGAAATTATGGGTATTAAAAATTATGAAATTGCTACCTTTTATAATTGGAATTTAGATTTACAAAAAATTTATAAGTATCGAAAAAATACAAAAATAATTTATATTTGTCGCCCTAATAACCCTACGGGTTATTTAATTAACGAACAAGATATTTATTATTTATTAGATTTATTCAAAAATACTGCTTTGGTCGTAGTAGATGAAGCGTATATAGAATTTTCTATGAATTATAATTTATCTAAGTTAATACCACTTTTTCCTAATTTAGTTATATTAAGAACTTTATCAAAAGCTTTTGGATTAGCTGCATTGAGGTGTGGTTTTATTTTAGCTAATTGCTCAGTAATTAATTTATTAAAAAATATTATTGCTCCTTATCCAATACCTACTCCGATATCAGATATTGCATCTCATTTTTTAAATGAAGATATGATTATTAATATGAAGAATAGAGTAAAAAAAATAAATGTTTTAAAAAAATGGTTTTTAGAAAAATTAAAAAATATCAAAGTTATTAAAAATATTTTTGATAGTCAAGGAAATTTTTTGCTTATAGAATTTTTTTGTTATAAATCAGTATGTAAAAAACTTTATGATAAAGGCATTATTATCAGATCCCAAAATGATAAAATTATGTTAAAAAATCATGTACGCATTTCTATAGGAACTCATAAAGATTGCGCTCAGATATTAGATATTTTAAAAAAATTATAG
- the tkt gene encoding transketolase produces the protein MRRNLKKTANALRILSIDAIEYANSGHPGAPMGMADIADVLWRKFLKHNPNNPEWKNRDRFVLSNGHASMLLYSLLHLSGYKDASIEELKKFRQLGSKTPGHPEFGHIAGVEVTTGPLGQGLANAVGMAIAERTLGATFNRTHYPIVDNYTWVFVGDGCLMEGISHEVASLAGTLKLNKLIVIYDCNNISIDGDTRGWFTEDTAKRFKSYNWNVIENVDGHNFKDIYESIKIAKLTKDKPSLIICNTIIGLGSPNKNGKASCHGAPLGSEEVFLSRKFLNWNYDPFIIPDEIYSKWDFKKQGNDLEHNWNKLFNEYKNKYPDLAKEYLRRTNKILSKEWKKTSRLSIQKMCKHSNNISTRQASQNILEEWGLLLPELLGGSADLAPSNLTLWSKSQSIKNVSCGNYIHYGVREFGMTAIANGIANYGGFIPYTATFLMFVEYAKNAVRMAAMMHLKHIFIYTHDSIGLGEDGPTHQPIEQIGNLRSTPNLNVWRPSDQLETAIAWHSALENNNPTALVLSRQNLMHINRDAIQIDNIYKGGYVLKDFNFYPELILISTGSELWITLCAAEILSKKGYSIRVVSMPCTNIFDQQDAYYKELILPKKVKKRLAIEASHSDFWYKYVGLDGFVLGINTFGESAPSEELFMKFGFTTENIVNISEKLLLN, from the coding sequence ATGAGAAGAAATCTAAAAAAAACAGCTAATGCATTACGTATTTTAAGTATAGATGCAATTGAATATGCTAACTCGGGACATCCTGGAGCTCCAATGGGTATGGCTGATATAGCCGATGTTTTATGGAGAAAATTTTTAAAACACAATCCTAATAACCCAGAATGGAAAAATCGCGATAGATTTGTTTTATCTAACGGTCATGCTTCAATGTTATTGTATAGTTTATTGCATCTTTCAGGATATAAAGATGCTTCTATAGAAGAATTAAAAAAGTTTAGACAATTAGGATCTAAAACTCCAGGACATCCAGAATTTGGTCATATTGCTGGAGTAGAAGTAACAACAGGTCCTTTAGGTCAAGGTTTAGCTAATGCGGTTGGTATGGCAATTGCAGAACGCACTTTAGGGGCTACTTTTAATAGGACTCATTATCCTATTGTTGATAATTATACTTGGGTTTTTGTTGGTGATGGATGTTTAATGGAAGGTATTTCTCATGAAGTTGCTTCTTTAGCAGGTACATTAAAATTAAATAAATTAATTGTTATTTATGACTGTAATAACATTTCTATTGATGGCGATACACGAGGTTGGTTTACTGAAGATACAGCAAAAAGATTTAAGTCTTATAATTGGAATGTAATAGAAAATGTTGATGGTCATAATTTTAAAGATATTTATGAATCTATTAAAATAGCTAAATTAACTAAAGATAAACCATCATTAATTATTTGTAATACAATTATTGGTCTTGGTTCCCCTAATAAAAATGGAAAAGCAAGTTGTCATGGGGCTCCTTTAGGATCTGAAGAAGTATTTTTGTCTCGAAAATTTTTAAATTGGAATTATGATCCTTTTATTATACCAGATGAGATATATTCGAAATGGGATTTTAAAAAACAAGGGAATGATTTAGAACACAATTGGAATAAACTTTTTAATGAATATAAAAATAAATATCCTGATTTAGCAAAAGAGTATTTAAGAAGAACTAATAAAATTTTATCAAAAGAGTGGAAAAAAACAAGTAGACTATCTATTCAAAAAATGTGCAAACATAGTAATAATATTTCTACACGTCAAGCATCTCAAAATATTTTAGAAGAATGGGGTTTATTGCTTCCGGAGTTATTAGGTGGATCAGCGGATTTAGCGCCGAGTAATTTAACATTATGGAGTAAATCACAATCAATTAAAAATGTTTCATGTGGTAATTACATTCATTATGGTGTACGAGAGTTTGGTATGACAGCAATTGCTAATGGAATAGCTAACTATGGAGGGTTTATTCCTTATACAGCTACATTTTTAATGTTTGTAGAATATGCAAAAAATGCAGTCAGAATGGCAGCAATGATGCATCTTAAACATATTTTTATTTATACTCATGATTCGATAGGTTTAGGCGAAGATGGTCCAACTCATCAACCTATTGAACAAATTGGGAATTTGCGTTCAACACCGAATTTGAATGTATGGCGACCGAGTGATCAATTAGAAACAGCAATTGCATGGCATTCAGCTTTAGAAAATAATAATCCTACTGCTTTAGTCTTATCTCGTCAAAATTTAATGCACATTAATAGGGATGCAATTCAAATTGATAATATTTATAAAGGAGGTTACGTATTAAAAGATTTTAATTTTTACCCTGAATTAATTTTAATTAGTACTGGTTCAGAATTATGGATAACATTATGTGCAGCTGAAATTTTAAGTAAAAAAGGTTACTCTATTAGAGTTGTTTCTATGCCTTGTACGAATATTTTTGATCAACAAGACGCTTATTATAAAGAACTAATTTTACCTAAAAAAGTTAAAAAACGTTTGGCTATTGAAGCAAGTCATTCTGATTTTTGGTATAAATATGTAGGATTAGATGGTTTTGTTTTAGGCATAAATACTTTTGGAGAATCAGCTCCATCAGAAGAATTGTTTATGAAATTTGGATTTACAACAGAAAATATAGTAAATATATCTGAAAAATTATTATTAAATTAA
- the hisD gene encoding histidinol dehydrogenase, giving the protein MELNNNLFHWSLLSDQDKKKILLRPISKSNIVVKNEVKKIISNVRKFGDNALLKYSKIFDNYNLIEIKKNEKSIIESKCTVSQDFKNAVTIAKNNIIKFHNLQKISNIDIEIQQGVRCQKLIFPIESVGLYIPGGSAPLISTVLMLVIPAIIAKCKRIILCSPPKISNKILYTAQYCGINEIYEIGGAQAIAAMSYGTQTVPKVDKIFGPGNAYVTEAKLQVSKNINGPSIDMLAGPSELLIIADENANANFIALDLLSQAEHGYDSQVILLTPSIILAKKVIKNLSNMILSSKRLEFIRKSLSKSRIIITNSLKECISISNVYAPEHLSIQTLNPRLILQEITNAGSVFLGEWSPESAGDYASGTNHVLPTYGSSKSISGLGLWDFQKSITVQELTREGLLQLSTTIETLALSEKLYAHKNAVTMRLNKM; this is encoded by the coding sequence ATGGAATTAAATAATAATTTGTTTCATTGGTCATTGTTATCTGATCAAGATAAAAAAAAAATTTTATTACGCCCTATTTCAAAAAGCAATATCGTAGTTAAAAATGAAGTAAAAAAAATTATTTCTAATGTTCGAAAATTTGGAGATAATGCTTTACTTAAGTATTCTAAAATTTTTGATAATTATAATTTAATAGAAATTAAAAAAAATGAAAAATCTATTATTGAATCAAAGTGCACAGTATCGCAAGATTTTAAAAATGCGGTAACAATTGCAAAAAATAATATTATAAAATTTCATAATTTACAAAAAATAAGTAATATCGATATAGAAATTCAACAAGGAGTACGTTGCCAAAAATTAATTTTTCCTATTGAATCTGTAGGTTTATATATTCCTGGAGGGTCAGCTCCTTTAATTTCAACGGTATTAATGTTAGTAATTCCTGCAATAATTGCAAAATGTAAAAGAATAATTTTATGTTCTCCACCAAAAATTAGCAATAAAATTTTATATACTGCTCAATATTGTGGAATTAATGAAATATATGAAATAGGGGGCGCTCAAGCAATTGCTGCAATGTCTTATGGTACACAAACTGTTCCTAAAGTAGACAAAATATTTGGTCCTGGTAATGCTTATGTAACTGAAGCTAAATTACAAGTAAGTAAAAATATTAATGGACCTAGTATTGATATGTTAGCTGGACCTTCTGAATTATTAATTATTGCAGATGAAAACGCGAATGCTAATTTTATTGCATTAGATTTATTATCTCAAGCAGAACACGGATATGATTCACAAGTGATATTATTAACTCCGAGCATAATTTTAGCAAAAAAGGTTATAAAAAATTTATCAAATATGATACTTAGTTCTAAAAGATTAGAATTTATACGCAAATCTTTAAGTAAAAGCCGCATAATAATCACTAATTCTTTAAAAGAATGTATTAGCATATCCAATGTGTATGCACCAGAACATCTTAGCATTCAAACTTTAAACCCTAGGTTAATTTTGCAAGAAATTACTAATGCTGGATCGGTATTTTTAGGGGAATGGTCGCCTGAATCTGCTGGAGATTATGCTTCTGGAACAAACCATGTTTTACCTACATACGGTTCATCAAAATCGATTTCAGGTTTAGGTTTATGGGATTTTCAAAAAAGTATTACAGTACAGGAATTAACACGAGAAGGACTATTACAATTATCAACAACAATTGAAACACTTGCTTTATCAGAAAAATTATATGCACATAAAAATGCAGTAACAATGAGACTAAATAAAATGTAG
- the tal gene encoding transaldolase — protein sequence MNQLEYLKKNSIVVADTGDIKFIKKYKPQDATTNPSLILKAVESGFYNNLLEKSILYAKKVGGNRLLQLNNASKKLSVLIGMEILKYIPGRISTEINASFSFNYESSFNESKELINLYEEEGVDRSRILIKLAATWQCINAARALKKENINCNLTLLFSFAQAKACAEAGVFLISPFVGRILDWYKSKNLLSFYSIDTDPGVLSVKKIFDYYKTNNYKTIVMAASFRTADQVLALSGCDYLTISPNILKILQSRSENIVSSINNKHILNKNSCINKLSESDFLLEHNQDAMAVEKLSEGIRQFILDQKNLEKILEKHI from the coding sequence ATGAATCAGTTAGAATATTTAAAAAAAAATAGTATAGTAGTAGCAGATACAGGAGATATTAAGTTTATAAAAAAATATAAACCTCAAGATGCTACAACAAATCCCTCTTTAATTTTAAAAGCTGTAGAATCTGGATTCTACAATAATTTGTTAGAAAAATCAATTTTATATGCAAAAAAAGTAGGAGGTAATAGATTATTACAATTAAACAATGCGTCAAAAAAACTATCAGTTTTAATTGGAATGGAAATTTTAAAATATATACCTGGAAGGATTTCTACTGAAATAAACGCTTCTTTTTCATTTAATTATGAATCTTCTTTTAATGAATCTAAAGAATTAATTAATTTATATGAAGAAGAAGGAGTAGATCGATCTAGGATTTTGATTAAATTAGCCGCAACTTGGCAATGTATTAATGCGGCACGTGCATTAAAAAAAGAAAATATTAATTGTAATCTTACTTTATTATTTTCATTTGCTCAAGCAAAAGCGTGCGCTGAAGCAGGAGTTTTTTTAATATCACCTTTTGTAGGAAGAATTTTGGATTGGTATAAAAGTAAAAATTTGTTATCTTTTTATTCTATAGATACAGATCCCGGTGTATTATCTGTTAAAAAAATTTTTGATTATTACAAAACTAATAATTATAAAACTATAGTTATGGCTGCTAGTTTTCGTACTGCTGATCAAGTATTAGCTTTATCTGGTTGCGATTATTTAACTATTTCTCCTAACATTTTAAAAATATTACAATCACGTTCAGAAAATATCGTGTCCTCTATTAATAATAAACATATTTTAAATAAAAACAGTTGCATTAATAAATTATCTGAATCTGATTTTTTATTAGAACATAATCAAGATGCAATGGCGGTAGAAAAATTATCGGAAGGTATTCGTCAGTTTATATTAGATCAAAAAAATTTAGAAAAAATATTAGAAAAACATATTTAA
- the dapE gene encoding succinyl-diaminopimelate desuccinylase, protein MNCPIVKLTQKLIRIPSISPLDYGCQDILIKRLLRLGFIVEKININNTSNFWAYKGSGKSIVFLGHTDVVPSGNLDLWKYDPFQGYIENGILYGRGAVDMKGALAAMILAVEEFILSNKNNYKGRLGFLITSDEEDKGTDGIAQVVKILQSKGVKIDYCIVGEPTSSNYVGDYIKNGRRGSLNVELKIQGIQGHIAYPHLSNNPIHTSLPFLIKLIQKKWDAGNQFFPPTMLQISSIQVDNNKNNMIPSYICINFNIRFGPINTVLNIKKEIYKLLKRYNLNYTVKWNVAGNCFYTKPGKLLTSVKNAISKIQLKKTSLSTSGGTSDGRFLPELGAQVIELGLINKTIHQVNECVKISDLQVLTRIYQNILEEIMV, encoded by the coding sequence ATGAATTGTCCTATTGTTAAGTTAACACAAAAATTAATTAGAATTCCTTCTATTAGTCCTTTAGACTATGGTTGTCAGGATATTCTTATTAAGAGATTATTACGATTAGGTTTTATTGTAGAAAAAATTAATATTAATAATACTAGTAATTTTTGGGCTTATAAAGGAAGCGGAAAGTCTATTGTTTTTTTAGGGCATACTGATGTTGTTCCCTCAGGTAATTTAGATTTATGGAAATACGATCCTTTTCAAGGTTATATTGAAAATGGAATCTTATATGGAAGAGGAGCTGTAGACATGAAAGGAGCTTTAGCAGCAATGATACTAGCTGTCGAAGAATTTATTTTATCAAATAAAAATAATTATAAAGGAAGGTTAGGTTTTTTAATTACTTCTGATGAAGAAGATAAAGGTACTGATGGTATAGCGCAAGTAGTAAAAATTTTACAATCTAAAGGAGTTAAAATTGATTATTGTATTGTAGGGGAGCCAACTAGTAGTAATTATGTTGGTGACTATATAAAAAATGGAAGGAGAGGTTCTTTAAATGTTGAACTAAAAATTCAAGGAATACAAGGACATATTGCTTATCCTCATTTATCTAACAATCCTATTCATACATCTTTACCTTTTTTAATAAAATTAATACAAAAAAAATGGGATGCAGGTAATCAATTTTTTCCTCCTACAATGCTTCAAATTTCTAGTATTCAAGTAGATAATAATAAAAATAATATGATACCTAGTTATATATGTATTAATTTTAATATACGATTTGGACCTATTAATACAGTATTAAATATTAAAAAAGAGATATATAAATTATTAAAAAGATATAATTTAAATTATACTGTTAAATGGAATGTTGCAGGTAATTGTTTTTATACTAAACCTGGTAAACTATTAACATCTGTTAAAAATGCTATTTCTAAAATACAACTAAAAAAAACTAGCCTTTCTACTTCAGGAGGTACTTCGGATGGGCGTTTTTTACCCGAATTAGGTGCTCAAGTAATAGAATTAGGTTTAATAAATAAAACAATTCATCAAGTTAACGAATGTGTAAAAATATCTGATTTACAAGTATTAACTCGTATTTATCAGAATATCTTAGAAGAAATTATGGTTTAG
- the smrB gene encoding endonuclease SmrB, producing MNKIISHIYQKDLFLFREHCIGVRKIVQDTIFHMATPNKYQNKKNSLLKKKIEESMHTYFLSKSISTKILKKNSICYIRSEINKKELKDLKSGKYPSDIILDLHGLNKQQALLELGKLILICKNEKLFCASIIHGHGKNILKKHIPIWLSQHPDIIAFYQDSSFRNSRAAISVLIDF from the coding sequence ATGAATAAAATAATTTCACATATTTATCAAAAAGATTTATTTCTATTTCGCGAGCATTGTATAGGAGTGCGTAAGATAGTACAAGATACAATTTTTCATATGGCTACTCCTAATAAATATCAAAATAAAAAGAATAGTTTGTTAAAAAAAAAAATTGAAGAAAGTATGCATACTTATTTTTTATCTAAATCTATTAGTACAAAAATTTTAAAAAAAAATTCAATTTGTTATATTCGTTCTGAAATAAATAAAAAAGAACTAAAAGATTTAAAATCAGGAAAATATCCATCAGATATTATTTTAGATTTACACGGACTTAACAAACAACAAGCGTTATTAGAGTTAGGAAAATTAATTTTAATTTGTAAAAATGAAAAATTATTTTGTGCAAGTATAATACATGGTCATGGAAAGAATATATTAAAAAAACACATTCCTATATGGTTATCACAACATCCTGATATTATTGCATTTTATCAAGATAGTAGTTTTAGAAACAGTCGAGCTGCTATTAGTGTACTAATTGATTTTTAG
- the dapA gene encoding 4-hydroxy-tetrahydrodipicolinate synthase, which translates to MFKGSIVALITPMNEKGNICKKSLKNLITYHINNKTSAIVSVGTTGESSTLNQKEHIDLVMRVVDIAEKKIPIIAGTGSNATTESINLTQKFEDSGVAACLSVTPYYNRPNQEGLYRHFQSIAENTNLPQILYNVPMRTGCDLLPETIAKLSQHPNIIGIKEATGDLSRVNKIKSLVKKYFLLISGDDATALDFIKLGGHGVISVTANIAAKKMSQMCSLALKNDFNNAESINQLLMPFHKHLFIDSNPIPVKWVAKKLGLILNATLRLPMTSLSQTNKKILMKITNEFLKNTK; encoded by the coding sequence ATGTTTAAAGGTAGTATTGTAGCTTTAATTACACCAATGAATGAAAAAGGTAATATATGTAAAAAAAGTTTAAAAAACTTAATTACATATCATATTAATAATAAAACTTCTGCCATTGTTTCTGTTGGAACGACTGGAGAATCTTCTACATTAAATCAAAAAGAACATATAGATCTAGTAATGAGAGTGGTTGATATTGCAGAAAAAAAAATTCCAATTATTGCTGGAACTGGATCTAATGCAACTACAGAAAGTATTAACTTAACTCAAAAATTTGAAGATTCAGGTGTTGCAGCATGCTTAAGTGTTACTCCATACTACAATCGACCTAATCAAGAAGGATTATACCGTCATTTTCAATCTATAGCAGAAAACACTAATTTACCGCAAATTTTATATAATGTTCCAATGCGTACAGGATGTGATTTACTCCCTGAAACAATCGCAAAATTATCTCAACACCCAAATATTATTGGAATTAAAGAAGCTACTGGAGATTTGTCTCGTGTTAATAAAATAAAAAGTTTAGTAAAAAAATATTTTTTACTAATTAGTGGCGATGATGCAACTGCTTTAGATTTTATTAAACTAGGAGGGCATGGAGTCATTTCTGTTACTGCTAATATTGCTGCAAAAAAAATGTCACAAATGTGCTCTTTAGCGTTAAAAAATGATTTCAATAACGCTGAATCAATCAATCAATTATTAATGCCTTTTCATAAACATCTTTTTATTGATTCAAATCCTATACCAGTAAAATGGGTAGCAAAAAAGTTAGGTTTAATCTTAAATGCAACATTAAGATTACCAATGACCAGTTTATCACAAACAAATAAAAAAATATTAATGAAAATTACTAATGAATTTTTGAAAAATACGAAATAA